Proteins from a genomic interval of Salinivibrio kushneri:
- a CDS encoding choline ABC transporter substrate-binding protein produces MKLRSIIAMSMLVSNGALAQPERCETISFADVGWTDITATTALASVVLDSIGYKTESKLLTIPVTLKSLANGDVDVFLGNWMPTMEADIAPYRDANSIDLLGKNLDGAKYTLSVPQYVYDAGVTNFKDISEYADKFEENIYGIEPGNDGNRLIQSMIDKNAFGLKDFELVSSSEAGMLSQVSRAVKRGDWIVFLGWEPHPMNARFDLAYLDGGDDYFGPNYGGATVHTNTRKNFTKECPNAGRFIDNIQFTLTMENEVMTMILDDGQKPEAAARAWLAKHPKTLNTWLEGIKTTKGQPAIEVAKSSLK; encoded by the coding sequence ATGAAATTACGTTCGATTATTGCTATGAGTATGTTGGTAAGTAACGGCGCGCTAGCCCAGCCTGAACGATGTGAGACCATTAGTTTTGCTGATGTAGGCTGGACAGATATTACTGCTACGACTGCATTGGCCTCAGTAGTTCTAGATAGCATCGGCTATAAAACTGAGAGTAAGCTACTTACCATTCCAGTAACTTTGAAGTCATTAGCAAATGGAGACGTTGACGTTTTTCTTGGCAACTGGATGCCAACAATGGAGGCTGATATTGCGCCTTACCGCGATGCGAACTCTATAGACTTGCTAGGTAAAAACCTTGATGGTGCCAAATATACATTATCAGTGCCTCAATATGTCTACGATGCAGGAGTGACCAATTTCAAAGACATCTCCGAGTATGCTGATAAATTTGAAGAGAATATTTACGGTATTGAGCCTGGCAATGATGGTAATCGCCTCATTCAATCTATGATCGATAAAAATGCTTTTGGGCTTAAGGACTTCGAACTCGTATCCTCTTCTGAAGCGGGAATGCTTTCTCAGGTCAGTCGCGCCGTGAAGCGAGGCGATTGGATCGTTTTCCTAGGGTGGGAGCCTCATCCGATGAATGCCCGCTTCGATCTGGCATACCTTGATGGCGGAGATGATTATTTTGGCCCTAATTATGGCGGAGCCACGGTACATACCAATACGAGGAAAAACTTCACAAAGGAATGCCCTAACGCTGGCCGCTTCATAGATAATATCCAATTTACACTTACCATGGAAAACGAGGTGATGACAATGATACTTGACGACGGACAGAAACCCGAAGCCGCTGCCAGAGCGTGGCTAGCTAAACATCCCAAAACCTTAAATACATGGCTTGAAGGTATTAAAACTACCAAAGGTCAACCAGCAATAGAGGTCGCAAAGTCCTCATTAAAATAA